The following are encoded together in the Streptomyces flavofungini genome:
- a CDS encoding S41 family peptidase, with translation MSGLDWHAEPRRIRRGAALTLVFASVLATGAATGSWSEGAEEGRNQAAPSTRSISATRDARGSGPVDPADRDPADEAADAAAEAMADGKSGKKAAEDVVSRSGDRWASVYSQGEYREFEQSLGGAYTGVGLWARREADGRIEVSRVQRGGPADRAGIREGDKLTAIDGKDVTGRPVTDVVSLLRGTRANTPVTLGLERGTRAWTETLRRARLSTDSVTVTRLPGGAVMIKVAAFTKGSGEAVRKAVREAPAGAGILLDLRGNSGGLVSEAATASSAVLDGGLVATYDVRGKQRALHAEQGGDTTRPVVALVDGGTMSAAELLTGALQDRGRAVVVGSRTFGKGSVQQPSRLPDGSVAELTVGHYRTPSGKAVDGRGITPDLEVEAGAQERAEKVLTGLGPPS, from the coding sequence ATGTCAGGCCTTGATTGGCACGCCGAGCCCCGCCGTATCCGCCGCGGGGCGGCCCTGACGTTGGTCTTCGCGAGCGTCCTCGCCACCGGAGCGGCCACCGGATCCTGGTCCGAGGGCGCGGAGGAAGGCCGGAACCAGGCAGCTCCCTCGACCCGCTCGATCTCCGCCACCCGGGACGCGCGGGGCTCCGGCCCTGTCGATCCCGCCGACCGGGACCCCGCCGACGAGGCCGCCGACGCCGCCGCCGAGGCGATGGCCGACGGCAAGTCCGGCAAGAAGGCCGCCGAGGACGTGGTCAGCCGCAGCGGCGACCGCTGGGCGTCGGTCTACTCCCAGGGGGAGTACCGCGAGTTCGAGCAGTCCCTCGGCGGCGCCTACACCGGCGTCGGCCTGTGGGCCCGGCGTGAGGCCGACGGCAGGATCGAGGTGTCCCGGGTGCAGCGCGGGGGGCCCGCCGACCGGGCCGGCATCCGCGAGGGCGACAAGCTCACCGCCATCGACGGCAAGGACGTCACCGGCCGCCCCGTCACCGACGTCGTGTCCCTGCTGCGCGGCACCCGCGCGAACACCCCCGTCACCCTCGGCCTCGAGCGCGGCACCCGCGCGTGGACCGAGACCCTGCGCCGCGCCCGCCTCTCCACGGACTCCGTGACCGTCACCCGGCTCCCCGGCGGCGCCGTGATGATCAAGGTCGCGGCCTTCACGAAGGGCTCCGGCGAGGCCGTGCGGAAGGCGGTGCGCGAGGCCCCCGCGGGCGCCGGGATCCTCCTGGACCTGCGCGGCAACTCCGGCGGCCTGGTCTCCGAGGCCGCCACGGCTTCCTCCGCGGTCCTGGACGGCGGCCTCGTCGCGACGTACGACGTCCGGGGCAAGCAGCGCGCGCTCCACGCCGAGCAGGGCGGGGACACCACCAGACCCGTGGTCGCGCTCGTCGACGGCGGCACGATGAGCGCGGCCGAACTGCTCACCGGGGCCCTCCAGGACCGCGGCCGCGCGGTCGTCGTGGGCTCCAGGACGTTCGGCAAGGGCTCGGTGCAGCAGCCGAGCAGGCTGCCGGACGGCTCCGTCGCCGAGCTGACCGTCGGGCACTACCGCACCCCCTCGGGGAAGGCGGTCGACGGCCGGGGCATCACGCCTGACCTGGAGGTCGAGGCCGGTGCCCAGGAGCGGGCCGAGAAAGTATTGACTGGCCTCGGGCCCCCCTCGTAG
- a CDS encoding serine/threonine-protein kinase, with protein MGRKIGSRYTAHQILGRGSAGTVWLGEGPEGPVAIKLLREDLASDQELVGRFVQERTALLSLDHARVVGVHDLVVDGNDLALVMDLVRGTDLRTRLERERRLAPEAAVAIVADVADALAAAHAAGIVHRDVKPENVLLDMQGPLGPGGSHPALLTDFGVAKLIDSPRRTRATKIIGTPDYLAPEIIEGLPPRAAVDIYALATVLYELLAGFTPFGGGHPGAVLRRHVTETVVPLPGIPDELWQLMVQCLAKAPASRLRASELGARLREQLPLLAGMPPLDVDEPEAEPADEPYEETSPEPHEKPPRRGAVPLVPGAAPPDANRDTHTSMRVPAPDELAGGARGTARAPRATGTVRPGSARHRASARRRRITLGVAGVVLAAAVGGGAWYATSGDDSDPATPDNSNSAPPVP; from the coding sequence TTGGGACGGAAGATCGGCAGCCGGTACACGGCCCACCAGATTCTGGGACGGGGCAGCGCCGGCACGGTGTGGCTCGGCGAGGGGCCCGAAGGTCCTGTCGCCATCAAGCTGCTGCGCGAGGACCTGGCGTCCGACCAGGAGCTCGTCGGCCGCTTCGTCCAGGAGCGCACGGCGCTGCTCAGCCTCGACCACGCGCGCGTGGTGGGCGTCCACGACCTGGTGGTCGACGGCAACGACCTGGCCCTGGTGATGGACCTCGTACGGGGCACGGATCTGCGCACGCGCCTGGAGCGCGAGCGCAGGCTCGCCCCCGAGGCCGCCGTCGCGATCGTCGCGGACGTCGCCGACGCGCTCGCCGCGGCGCACGCGGCGGGCATCGTGCACCGCGACGTGAAGCCCGAGAACGTCCTCCTCGACATGCAGGGCCCCCTCGGCCCCGGTGGGTCGCACCCGGCCCTCCTCACCGACTTCGGCGTCGCCAAGCTCATCGACTCGCCGCGCCGCACCCGCGCCACGAAGATCATCGGCACGCCGGACTACCTGGCCCCCGAGATCATCGAGGGCCTGCCCCCGCGCGCGGCCGTCGACATCTACGCCCTCGCCACCGTCCTGTACGAGCTGCTCGCGGGCTTCACCCCGTTCGGCGGCGGCCACCCCGGGGCCGTCCTGCGCCGCCACGTCACCGAGACCGTGGTCCCGCTGCCCGGCATCCCCGACGAGCTCTGGCAGCTCATGGTCCAGTGCCTGGCCAAGGCCCCCGCCTCCCGCCTGCGCGCGTCCGAGCTGGGCGCCCGGCTGCGCGAGCAGCTGCCCCTGCTCGCGGGCATGCCGCCCCTGGACGTCGACGAGCCCGAGGCGGAGCCCGCCGACGAGCCGTACGAGGAGACGTCCCCGGAACCGCACGAGAAGCCCCCGCGGCGCGGAGCCGTCCCCCTGGTCCCCGGCGCGGCACCCCCGGACGCCAACCGCGACACGCACACCTCCATGCGCGTCCCCGCCCCCGACGAGCTGGCCGGCGGCGCCCGCGGCACGGCCCGCGCCCCCCGCGCCACGGGCACCGTCCGCCCCGGCTCGGCCCGCCACCGCGCCTCGGCGAGGCGCCGCCGGATCACGCTCGGCGTGGCGGGCGTCGTCCTCGCCGCGGCGGTCGGCGGGGGAGCCTGGTACGCCACATCGGGGGACGACAGCGACCCCGCGACCCCCGACAACAGCAACTCGGCGCCGCCGGTCCCGTAG
- the smpB gene encoding SsrA-binding protein SmpB produces MAKEKVKRKAAKANEKAPARKMIAQNKKARHDYHILDTYECGLVLTGTEVKSLRLGRASLVDGFVHIDHGEAWLHNIHVPEYVQGTWTNHSATRKRKLLLHRAEIDKLESKSQETGHTIVPLALYFKDSRVKVEIALAKGKKEYDKRQTLREKQDTRETNRAISAARRRQGIG; encoded by the coding sequence ATGGCGAAGGAAAAGGTAAAGCGCAAGGCCGCCAAGGCCAACGAGAAGGCCCCCGCCCGGAAGATGATCGCGCAGAACAAGAAGGCGCGGCACGACTACCACATCCTGGACACCTACGAGTGCGGCCTGGTCCTGACGGGCACCGAGGTCAAGTCCCTGCGCCTCGGCCGGGCCTCCCTGGTGGACGGATTCGTGCACATCGACCACGGCGAGGCGTGGCTGCACAACATCCACGTCCCCGAGTACGTGCAGGGCACCTGGACCAACCACTCCGCCACGCGCAAGCGCAAGCTGCTGCTGCACCGCGCCGAGATCGACAAGCTGGAGTCGAAGTCCCAGGAGACGGGCCACACGATCGTGCCCCTCGCCCTGTACTTCAAGGACAGCCGGGTCAAGGTCGAGATCGCGCTCGCCAAGGGCAAGAAGGAGTACGACAAGCGGCAGACGCTGCGCGAGAAGCAGGACACCCGCGAGACGAACCGGGCGATCTCGGCGGCCAGGCGGCGGCAGGGGATCGGATAG
- the prfB gene encoding peptide chain release factor 2, whose translation MAVVDVSEELKSLSSTMESIEAVLDLDKLRADIAVLEEQAAAPSLWDDPDEAQKITSKLSHLQAEVRKAESLRGRIDDLGVLFEMAEEEDDPDTRAEAESELAAVKKALDEMEVRTLLSGEYDAREAVVTIRAEAGGVDASDFAEKLQRMYLRWAERLGYKTELYETSYAEEAGIKSTTFAVQAPYAYGTLSVEQGTHRLVRISPFDNQGRRQTSFAGVEVLPVVEQTDHIEIDESELRVDVYRSSGPGGQGVNTTDSAVRLTHLPTGIVVSCQNERSQIQNKATAMNVLQAKLLERRRQEEQAKMNALKGDGGNSWGNQMRSYVLHPYQMVKDLRTEFEVGNPEAVFNGEIDGFLEAGIRWRKQQEK comes from the coding sequence GTGGCAGTCGTCGACGTATCCGAAGAGCTCAAGTCCCTCTCCTCGACCATGGAGTCGATCGAGGCCGTCCTGGACCTCGACAAGCTGAGGGCAGACATCGCCGTGCTCGAGGAGCAGGCGGCCGCGCCGTCCCTCTGGGACGACCCGGACGAGGCGCAGAAGATCACCAGCAAGCTGAGCCACCTCCAGGCGGAGGTGCGCAAGGCCGAGTCGCTGCGCGGGCGTATCGACGACCTGGGCGTGCTCTTCGAGATGGCCGAGGAGGAGGACGACCCGGACACGCGCGCGGAGGCCGAGTCGGAGCTCGCCGCGGTCAAGAAGGCGCTGGACGAGATGGAGGTCCGCACCCTCCTGTCCGGGGAGTACGACGCCCGTGAGGCGGTCGTCACCATCCGCGCGGAGGCCGGCGGCGTCGACGCCTCCGACTTCGCCGAGAAGCTCCAGCGGATGTACCTGCGCTGGGCGGAGCGCCTCGGCTACAAGACCGAGCTGTACGAGACGTCGTACGCGGAAGAGGCCGGCATCAAGTCGACCACCTTCGCCGTGCAGGCTCCGTACGCCTACGGCACGCTCTCCGTGGAGCAGGGCACGCACCGCCTGGTGCGCATCTCGCCGTTCGACAACCAGGGCCGTCGCCAGACGTCCTTCGCGGGCGTCGAGGTCCTCCCGGTGGTCGAGCAGACGGACCACATCGAGATCGACGAGAGCGAGCTGCGCGTCGACGTGTACCGCTCCTCGGGCCCCGGCGGCCAGGGCGTGAACACGACCGACTCCGCGGTCCGCCTGACCCACCTGCCGACCGGCATCGTCGTCTCCTGTCAGAACGAGCGCTCGCAGATCCAGAACAAGGCGACCGCGATGAACGTCCTCCAGGCGAAGCTCCTCGAGCGCCGCCGCCAGGAGGAGCAGGCCAAGATGAACGCCCTGAAGGGCGACGGCGGCAACTCCTGGGGCAACCAGATGCGTTCCTACGTCCTGCACCCGTACCAAATGGTGAAGGACCTGCGCACGGAGTTCGAAGTCGGCAATCCCGAGGCCGTGTTCAACGGCGAGATCGACGGCTTCCTGGAGGCCGGAATTCGCTGGCGCAAGCAGCAGGAGAAGTAA
- a CDS encoding serine/threonine-protein kinase, translating to MRPVGSKYLLEEPLGRGATGTVWRARQRETAGAEAAVPGQPGETVAIKVLKEELANDPDVVMRFLRERSVLLRLTHPNIVRTRDLVVEGDLLALVMDLVEGPDLHKYLRENGPFTPAAAALLTAQIADALAASHADGVVHRDLKPANVLVKQDAGGMHPMLTDFGIARLADSPGLTRTQEFVGTPAYVAPESAEGRPQTSAVDIYGAGILLYELVTGRPPFAGGSALEVLHQHLSAEPRRPSTVPDPLWTVIERCLSKDPDRRPSAENLARGLRAVADGIGVHAGAAQIAAAEGVAALLAPDPSPAPVPDTPGAADPTQVLPSTGGGYDPAAATSALPHTGGPQGPNADPTAVMPPVGHNQGGHPDDPHPWQNQMRAARDRNDQTQVQYLDPSQDPLRRRPQRQVARPQQPQQPQPYAPQHQPQPYQPPQQPRQMQPQPQPYAPQPQPYQPPPQQPAPPPQPAAPEPRRQRQPNPNRTRIPGLGCLKGCLVVLVILFIASWLVWELSPLQDWIGTTKSYWDQIKDVYNTVSDWSSKINGN from the coding sequence GTGCGGCCGGTAGGCAGCAAGTACCTGCTCGAGGAGCCGCTCGGGCGCGGCGCCACGGGCACCGTCTGGCGAGCCCGCCAGCGGGAGACCGCGGGCGCCGAGGCGGCCGTTCCCGGCCAGCCCGGCGAGACCGTCGCGATCAAGGTCCTCAAGGAGGAGCTGGCCAACGACCCGGACGTGGTGATGCGCTTCCTGAGAGAGCGCTCCGTCCTGCTCAGGCTGACGCACCCGAACATCGTGCGGACCCGCGACCTGGTCGTCGAGGGCGATCTGCTCGCGCTGGTCATGGACCTCGTCGAGGGCCCCGACCTGCACAAGTACCTGCGTGAGAACGGCCCGTTCACGCCCGCCGCGGCCGCCCTGCTCACCGCCCAGATCGCCGACGCGCTCGCCGCGAGCCACGCCGACGGCGTCGTGCACCGCGACCTGAAGCCCGCGAACGTCCTGGTCAAGCAGGACGCCGGCGGAATGCACCCGATGCTCACGGACTTCGGCATCGCCCGCCTCGCCGACTCCCCGGGCCTGACCCGCACCCAGGAGTTCGTCGGCACGCCCGCGTACGTCGCGCCGGAGTCCGCCGAGGGCCGCCCGCAGACGAGCGCCGTCGACATCTACGGCGCGGGCATCCTGCTGTACGAGCTGGTCACGGGCCGGCCGCCGTTCGCCGGGGGCTCCGCCCTCGAAGTGCTGCACCAGCACCTGAGCGCCGAGCCGCGCCGCCCCTCGACCGTGCCCGACCCGCTGTGGACGGTCATCGAGCGCTGCCTCAGCAAGGACCCCGACCGCCGCCCCAGCGCCGAGAACCTGGCGCGCGGTCTGCGTGCCGTCGCCGACGGCATCGGGGTGCACGCCGGCGCCGCCCAGATCGCCGCCGCGGAGGGCGTGGCCGCCCTGCTCGCCCCGGACCCGTCGCCCGCCCCGGTGCCGGACACCCCGGGCGCGGCCGACCCCACCCAGGTGCTGCCGAGCACCGGGGGCGGATACGACCCGGCCGCCGCCACCAGCGCCCTGCCGCACACCGGCGGCCCCCAGGGCCCGAACGCCGACCCGACGGCCGTCATGCCGCCCGTGGGCCACAACCAGGGCGGCCACCCCGACGACCCGCACCCCTGGCAGAACCAGATGCGCGCGGCCCGCGACCGCAACGACCAGACGCAGGTGCAGTACCTGGACCCGAGCCAGGACCCGCTGCGCCGCCGTCCGCAGCGCCAGGTGGCCCGCCCGCAGCAGCCCCAGCAGCCCCAGCCGTACGCCCCGCAGCACCAGCCGCAGCCGTACCAGCCGCCGCAGCAGCCGCGCCAGATGCAGCCGCAGCCCCAGCCGTACGCTCCCCAGCCGCAGCCCTACCAGCCGCCGCCGCAGCAGCCCGCTCCGCCGCCGCAGCCCGCGGCCCCCGAGCCGCGCCGCCAGCGGCAGCCGAACCCGAACCGGACCCGGATCCCCGGCCTCGGCTGCCTCAAGGGCTGCCTGGTCGTGCTCGTGATCCTGTTCATCGCGAGCTGGCTGGTCTGGGAGCTGAGCCCGCTCCAGGACTGGATCGGCACGACGAAGAGCTACTGGGACCAGATCAAGGACGTCTACAACACGGTGTCCGACTGGTCGAGCAAGATCAACGGGAACTGA
- a CDS encoding FtsK/SpoIIIE domain-containing protein: MPGAHGTSATSGVPGAPGAPRRPGTPASPGSPAAPAGPAAPGTPGAQGTPVPTTPPARPAAPSRTAHPAEAAHSTAPAHPTGPTPPTASGMPPASPGTPASPTPPSSPGSPTPPETPVVPHQGGVPEMERHRAGTPPRGTTVPRGVRKRGGLSAWARRLAGGRGEEAEREHAAYDETYDGPRNAEAYEDGWPDGTEAARAEGAADAGARVPEAWPDAAALLLTALGPGARLWERGPGHPEALAVRLGTVDRAAPGADGLLPAVPVTVSLREAGALGLAGPRGRLAGLARSVLAQLAALHSPGTLEIVLISTDRTRTPRQRADEWSWLGWLPHVRPGHGQDCRLLLAYDRDQAAARTGELLRRLDEPAEAAGAAFGAASGRPGSSGGQSDGPAESALPAGPRTVVVVDGDPGSAGLREAAVRLAREGARAGIHVVCLAETVTASPTSPVTDTYEAACEVSPAFRACGAVALLSGDVATALRVLRTVDGRPAGQGTVAVVDAVSAAWAQRFARALAPLRPDGAGAGGGQARVAVPLPQSARLLDELGLARATPASLMARWADAADDAQALGGRAWAVLGAGARGPVVADLAVDGPHLLIEGPTGSGRTELLRSVAASLAAAERPDRLGIVLIDGRDGGPGGSSGTGGGSAVGFGGGERPGDGLRACTDLPHVTTHLAANDSVRMREFAQSLTAELKRRAELLGRVGFAEWHTRREVSGRLVAQRSSGAEAGGSLGTGRAGGASGAEGVGAAGGAAAPGGPGGLRGAGSLGGSGGAGSSGGAESSDGAGGAGGPGRSGGSGGPSGLGRSGRSGDLGGSSRPGGPGGTSGSSRPGGSGGTSGSSRPGGSGGSNRSGDIGGSDGSSSSGGPNGPGRPGGSGGSGGSGDPRGTSTPDSGDLDAPTRATMRLRPLAAGRAEPGPPLARLVVLVDDFDALLAPALGSPGRPAAGSVVRALEAVARDGERLGVHLVAVARGERAGASEVGRRAGLLVTLDAVGGGADDPAPGRGVLRGPDGRGTAFQAGRVTGRIPRTATLRPTVVPVEWERMGDPPARRPVRELGNGPTDLALLASALERAARSVSAERVPSLL, encoded by the coding sequence ATGCCCGGAGCTCACGGGACCTCTGCGACCTCGGGTGTGCCTGGAGCTCCCGGGGCCCCCAGGAGGCCTGGCACGCCTGCGTCCCCAGGGAGCCCGGCCGCTCCGGCGGGGCCCGCGGCACCGGGGACGCCCGGGGCACAAGGGACACCTGTGCCCACCACGCCACCCGCGCGCCCGGCAGCTCCCTCGCGCACGGCGCATCCTGCGGAGGCAGCGCACTCGACAGCTCCCGCGCACCCCACGGGTCCCACGCCCCCCACCGCCTCGGGGATGCCCCCGGCCTCCCCTGGCACCCCCGCCTCCCCCACCCCACCCAGCTCCCCCGGCTCCCCCACCCCTCCTGAGACACCCGTGGTGCCGCACCAGGGCGGGGTGCCGGAGATGGAGCGGCACCGGGCCGGTACGCCGCCCCGGGGGACGACCGTGCCGCGCGGGGTGCGCAAGCGCGGTGGGCTGTCCGCATGGGCGCGGCGGCTGGCCGGTGGGCGGGGCGAGGAGGCGGAGCGGGAGCACGCCGCGTACGACGAGACGTATGACGGCCCCCGGAACGCGGAGGCGTACGAGGACGGGTGGCCGGACGGGACGGAGGCGGCCCGCGCCGAGGGGGCGGCCGACGCGGGTGCGCGGGTGCCCGAGGCGTGGCCCGACGCGGCGGCGCTGCTCCTGACGGCGCTCGGCCCGGGGGCACGGCTCTGGGAGCGCGGCCCCGGGCACCCGGAGGCGCTGGCCGTGCGGCTCGGCACGGTCGACCGGGCCGCACCGGGCGCGGACGGGCTGCTGCCCGCGGTGCCGGTGACGGTGAGCCTGCGGGAGGCGGGGGCACTGGGGCTCGCGGGGCCGCGGGGACGGCTCGCGGGTCTGGCGAGGTCCGTGCTCGCGCAATTGGCGGCGCTGCACTCGCCCGGCACCCTGGAGATCGTCCTGATCAGCACGGACCGTACGCGTACGCCGAGGCAGCGGGCCGACGAGTGGTCCTGGCTGGGCTGGCTGCCGCACGTCAGGCCGGGCCACGGGCAGGACTGCCGGCTGCTGCTCGCGTACGACCGGGACCAGGCGGCGGCCCGGACGGGCGAGTTGCTGCGGCGCCTCGACGAACCAGCAGAAGCGGCGGGGGCGGCGTTCGGGGCGGCGTCCGGCCGACCGGGGTCCTCCGGGGGCCAGTCGGACGGGCCCGCCGAGAGCGCGCTTCCGGCCGGGCCGCGCACGGTGGTGGTCGTGGACGGGGATCCGGGATCGGCCGGGCTGCGGGAGGCCGCCGTGCGGCTCGCGCGCGAAGGAGCCAGGGCCGGGATCCATGTGGTGTGCCTGGCGGAGACGGTGACGGCGTCGCCCACGTCGCCGGTGACGGACACGTACGAGGCGGCGTGCGAGGTGTCGCCCGCGTTCCGGGCCTGCGGGGCGGTGGCGCTGCTCAGCGGGGACGTGGCGACGGCGCTGCGGGTGCTGCGCACGGTGGACGGGCGGCCCGCGGGGCAGGGCACGGTGGCCGTGGTGGACGCGGTGTCGGCGGCGTGGGCGCAGCGGTTCGCGCGGGCGCTGGCGCCGCTGCGGCCCGACGGGGCGGGAGCGGGTGGCGGGCAGGCCAGGGTGGCCGTGCCGCTGCCCCAATCGGCGCGCCTTCTGGACGAGTTGGGGCTTGCCCGGGCCACGCCCGCGTCGCTGATGGCGCGGTGGGCGGACGCCGCGGACGACGCGCAGGCGCTGGGCGGGCGGGCCTGGGCGGTGCTCGGGGCGGGGGCGCGCGGTCCGGTGGTCGCCGACCTCGCCGTGGACGGCCCGCACCTGCTGATCGAGGGGCCCACGGGCAGCGGGCGCACGGAGCTGCTGCGGTCCGTGGCGGCGTCCCTCGCGGCGGCCGAACGGCCCGACCGGCTCGGGATCGTCCTCATCGACGGCCGCGACGGCGGACCGGGCGGCAGCTCCGGGACGGGCGGCGGGAGCGCGGTCGGATTCGGGGGCGGGGAGCGTCCGGGTGACGGCCTGCGGGCCTGCACGGACCTGCCCCACGTCACCACGCACCTCGCCGCCAACGACTCCGTCCGGATGCGGGAGTTCGCCCAGTCCCTGACGGCCGAGCTGAAGCGGCGGGCGGAGCTGCTGGGGCGGGTCGGGTTCGCCGAGTGGCACACGCGGCGGGAGGTCTCCGGGCGGCTGGTCGCGCAGCGGTCCTCCGGGGCGGAGGCCGGGGGGTCGCTCGGGACGGGGCGTGCGGGTGGAGCGAGCGGGGCCGAGGGGGTCGGCGCCGCGGGTGGCGCTGCCGCGCCCGGGGGACCTGGTGGCCTCCGGGGGGCGGGGAGCCTCGGCGGGTCTGGTGGGGCCGGGTCGTCTGGTGGGGCCGAGTCGTCCGACGGGGCCGGTGGGGCCGGTGGCCCCGGCAGGTCTGGCGGGTCCGGTGGGCCCAGTGGCCTCGGCAGGTCCGGTAGGTCCGGTGACCTCGGCGGGTCCAGCAGGCCCGGTGGCCCCGGCGGAACCAGCGGGTCCAGCAGGCCCGGTGGCTCCGGCGGAACCAGCGGGTCCAGCAGGCCCGGTGGCTCCGGCGGATCCAACAGGTCCGGTGACATCGGCGGATCCGACGGGTCCAGTAGTTCCGGTGGCCCCAACGGCCCCGGCAGGCCGGGCGGGTCGGGTGGGTCGGGTGGGTCGGGCGACCCCCGCGGCACGAGCACCCCTGACTCCGGGGACCTCGACGCCCCGACGCGCGCCACCATGCGGCTGCGGCCTCTCGCGGCGGGACGGGCCGAGCCCGGACCGCCGCTCGCGCGGCTCGTCGTACTCGTGGACGACTTCGACGCGCTGCTCGCGCCCGCGCTCGGGTCGCCGGGGCGGCCCGCAGCCGGGTCCGTGGTGCGGGCCCTGGAGGCGGTCGCCCGGGACGGGGAGCGGCTCGGGGTGCACTTGGTCGCGGTGGCGCGGGGCGAGCGGGCCGGGGCCTCGGAGGTGGGGCGGCGGGCCGGGCTCCTGGTCACGCTCGACGCGGTCGGGGGCGGGGCGGACGATCCGGCTCCCGGGCGGGGCGTGCTGCGGGGCCCGGACGGGCGGGGGACCGCCTTCCAGGCCGGGCGGGTGACCGGGCGGATTCCGCGGACCGCGACGCTGCGGCCCACGGTGGTGCCGGTCGAGTGGGAGCGGATGGGGGATCCGCCGGCGCGGAGGCCCGTGCGGGAGCTGGGGAACGGGCCGACGGACCTGGCCCTGCTCGCCAGCGCGCTGGAGCGCGCGGCGCGCTCGGTGTCGGCGGAACGGGTCCCTTCCTTGCTGTGA
- the ftsX gene encoding permease-like cell division protein FtsX produces MRAQFVLSEIGVGLRRNLTMTFAVVVSVALSLALFGGSLLMRDQVSTMKGYWYDKVNVSIFLCNKADAEQDPKCAKGAVTNEQKDRILTDLKKMPVVDTVQHETADQAYKHYKEQFGDSPLSSSLTPDQMQESYRIKLKDPEKYQVVATAFSGRDGVQSVEDQKGVLDNLFELLNGMNWAALAVMALMLVVALMLIVNTVRVSAFSRRRETGIMRLVGASSFYIQMPFILEAAVAGLIGGALACGFLLLGRYFIIDHGLELSEKLNLINFIGWDAVLAKLPLVLAIGLLMPALAAFFALRKYLKV; encoded by the coding sequence ATGCGCGCCCAGTTCGTCCTGTCGGAGATCGGCGTCGGTCTCCGCCGCAATCTCACGATGACCTTCGCGGTCGTCGTCTCCGTAGCGCTCTCGCTCGCCCTCTTCGGCGGCTCGCTGCTCATGCGCGACCAGGTGAGCACGATGAAGGGCTACTGGTACGACAAGGTCAACGTCTCGATCTTCCTGTGCAACAAGGCGGACGCCGAGCAGGACCCCAAGTGCGCCAAGGGCGCCGTCACGAACGAGCAGAAGGACCGGATCCTCACCGACCTGAAGAAGATGCCGGTCGTCGACACGGTCCAGCACGAGACGGCGGACCAGGCGTACAAGCACTACAAGGAGCAGTTCGGCGACTCCCCGCTGTCCAGCTCGCTGACGCCGGACCAGATGCAGGAGTCGTACCGCATCAAGCTGAAGGACCCGGAGAAGTACCAGGTGGTCGCGACCGCCTTCTCCGGAAGGGACGGCGTGCAGTCCGTGGAGGACCAGAAGGGCGTCCTCGACAACCTCTTCGAGCTGCTCAACGGCATGAACTGGGCGGCGCTCGCGGTGATGGCGCTGATGCTCGTCGTCGCGCTGATGCTGATCGTCAACACGGTGCGCGTATCGGCGTTCAGCCGTCGCCGTGAAACCGGGATCATGCGGCTCGTCGGCGCGTCCAGCTTCTACATCCAGATGCCGTTCATCCTGGAGGCGGCGGTCGCCGGACTGATCGGCGGCGCGCTCGCGTGCGGATTCCTGCTCCTCGGCCGCTACTTCATCATCGACCACGGCCTGGAGCTGTCCGAGAAGCTCAACCTGATCAACTTCATCGGCTGGGACGCGGTGCTCGCGAAGCTGCCGCTGGTGCTGGCCATCGGCCTGTTGATGCCGGCCCTTGCCGCTTTCTTCGCCCTGCGCAAGTACCTGAAGGTGTGA
- the ftsE gene encoding cell division ATP-binding protein FtsE produces the protein MIRFDNVSKAYPKQNRPALRDVSLEIEKGEFVFLVGSSGSGKSTFLRLILREERTSHGQVHVLGKDLARLSNWKVPHMRRQLGTVFQDFRLLPNKTVAENVAFAQEVIGKSRGEIRKSVPQVLDLVGLGGKEDRMPGELSGGEQQRVAIARAFVNRPKLLIADEPTGNLDPQTSVGIMKLLDRINRTGTTVVMATHDQQIVDQMRKRVIELEKGRLVRDQSRGVYGYQH, from the coding sequence GTGATCCGATTCGACAATGTGTCCAAGGCCTATCCGAAGCAGAACCGCCCGGCCCTCCGCGATGTGTCGCTGGAGATCGAGAAGGGCGAGTTCGTCTTCCTGGTGGGGTCATCCGGCTCCGGAAAGTCGACCTTCCTGCGGCTGATCCTCCGCGAGGAGCGCACCAGCCACGGCCAGGTGCACGTCCTGGGCAAGGACCTGGCCCGGCTCTCCAACTGGAAGGTGCCGCACATGCGCCGCCAGCTGGGCACCGTCTTCCAGGACTTCCGCCTCCTGCCGAACAAGACCGTCGCCGAGAACGTGGCCTTCGCCCAGGAGGTCATCGGCAAGTCGCGCGGCGAGATCCGCAAGTCCGTGCCCCAGGTCCTCGACCTCGTCGGCCTCGGCGGCAAGGAGGACCGGATGCCCGGTGAGCTCTCCGGCGGTGAGCAGCAGCGCGTGGCCATCGCCCGCGCCTTCGTCAACCGGCCGAAGCTCCTGATCGCCGACGAGCCCACGGGCAACCTCGACCCGCAGACCTCGGTCGGCATCATGAAGCTCCTCGACCGCATCAACCGGACCGGCACCACCGTCGTGATGGCCACCCACGATCAGCAGATCGTGGACCAGATGCGCAAGCGCGTCATCGAGCTGGAGAAGGGCCGCCTGGTCCGCGACCAGTCCCGCGGCGTCTACGGCTACCAGCACTGA